The following DNA comes from Erigeron canadensis isolate Cc75 chromosome 3, C_canadensis_v1, whole genome shotgun sequence.
CCAGATTACAATTACGTTGATCATATTATTGAATTAGATTTGCACGTAATTATGTGTTCAATTAGATTTGCACactattacaatttacaaaactGATATCCTAACTTATTTATAAGTATGCTAAATATCCAACCAAAAACAGAATCGTTTTTCCAAATATTAAATTCTGGATGCCACTTAACTATCAGAGTAGCCAAAACATATTCAAACTGATAGTAATATCAAACAAGCAAATTATCGCATCTGGTAGAAAAGGTTCATTTATATAAATTCCTAGGAAAAAAATTAACTCACCGATAAGATTTTGTTACGAGTTCCATCAAGTTGCATGAAATAAGCCTCAAGCAACATCTCCAGATcctcaacatcatcatcattctgATTGGCACTTGTCAACATGCTTCCACTCTTGACAGAACTAAGCCGTCTTAAATGGTGTGCACCATTTGTGATGCTTACGGAACCTACACCTCCCAAGAACGCCtcattttgttgattttgtaaCCACTTCCTTGTTAGATAAAGCTGTGtcatatcttcatcatcatcaagaagaTGTTCAAGTTCATCCCTTACCTGAAACCAGAGAAATGAATGTCCCTCAACTAATCTatatgagtgtgtgtgtgtgtgtatatatatatgcttccCATACAGACTACGGAAAAGATAAAATTACATAATTTAAAGATTCCTAGTATTATAATCAAgtaatttattttcaattaGATTTGCacgtaatgtttttttttatcatcggCTCTTATCAATTTACCTATCAGGTTTATGCAATTTGTGTATGATAATGCTATACTATTGtggttttaaaattaaaaacaaaatagacATAGATGTTATGGTGGCATGTCGCTCCCTTTCCCACAATATAATATACCAGTTTCCGAAAAATCACCAATAATCATAAGACTCAGTAAGGTTAGAAACCAAGACAATCAGGTCGTGTCAACCACTCAGCCCAGAACAATTTTTGTCCaacaaagaaaattatatttacTAAATTACTTGGAGTGTGAAATATGATTTAAAAAGCTAATAAACACAAAATGAGCTAATTGTTAGCATAGAATATTCTATGCTTGATAAATAGTTTTGGGGTACACAATTAAACCTATTTCCTTTCACTTTGAAGATAACTTCTTTTACCTATTTGACCCATTACAGATATGACGCAAGCTAAATCaactcattcataagtaaacGAGTCAATATTGCTCTCATCATATATGCCTATGACCTACATGAACAGTATGTGCCCTAGATTAAAGAACTGGATGCAAAGACAAAACCTTTCTAGACAAGAAGGAAATAGTaaagcaaaaaaagaaaagaatggcGTACTGAAAAGTACCTTTTGTACTCGTGCAAGCAAACGAGTAAGATTGCTTTTCAAACTCCGTACACGCTCAAGATTCTTGGTGCTGACATTCTTAGCCAGTTCATCTAGAACAGGATATGCATCCCTTTCAAGATCAGCCACACTTGAATCCAAATATGTGCACACCACCTCCAATGCAATTTCCAAAACTTGGAATTCAAATGGAAGCTCTTCTTGCAAACTTTCAGAGTTTTCAGGAACAGGTAGCCATCGTCCAGAAGCTGATAAGTTTGATTCCGTATCACGTAAAGCAAGCTGACGTGTACCAGAATTATTGGAATGGGTTTTGCGAGAAAGTTGATGCCTCAGTTGATCCACAAATGGTAGAACCTCCTGGCGTAGAGGATCAAGCAAAAGAACTTCTTCTGCTGTGACTATGGCCTTTATATATTCCAAATTAACAACCATTGCCTTCTCCCTAGCTGCAGAGTAAGTAAGACTCACTTTAGCACccatttattgatttaaaacaaataagaaaatCTAAGAAAATAGATTCTTCGGTCAAACAAAGATGAAGATTGGCAATGTTTGAACATTTAGTCAGACTATGAACAAAAGGACCCATCTTGACTAAGCTAGCAGGCAACGTCCTACTTATCAAGATACATATACAATAAATCATAATGGGTGATACAAGATTTTGTACTTCGAAATTTCAAACTGGTGTTAACATGACATAAATGGTGAGATCATCTGACGACCTAAGTAAGTTATACCAAAGCAGAATTTCCAAACATTATAAAAGATAATCTCACAGATACATGATATACATGAAGTCTGAAACTAGTATATAAGCCTACAACTCTCACACAAACACGTTGTACTGCAAACGAAAAGAACGGAGTAAGATCCCTCTATCAAGCTTCATATCCAATATACTAAACGTCTAAAGTCAAATAGTCAATATCTCATTTATTGTTccaaatttcattttaaaactATTTGAAAACATGGTAGTTCTCGAGGCTAGCAGAAAATAGTTCACGAGTAAGAAATGTGTCATTCCATTTTTAATCATATCAATGTATAGAGTAGAACTTCACTAGTCATCTAACTGAGCATAATATGTAACTATATCTTCTTTGCAACAATAAACACCAAACAACACTTATCTTAAGCACAAAAAAACCAGCCAACTCCTCTAGAAAGAAGCGATCAACCATTTTACCTCATTGTCTACATTCACGATAGCATTATCTCAATCATCATAAAAGAAAACTAGCTAGTGCAAATATATCCAAACACACAAATCAACCAAAAGCACCTATTAAACATCTCGAATTACGCATATAACAACTCACATGATAGAAGTCCATAACTGCTTTCAAACATTTAGTAAGAACAAGCAAAAAAATACAAGTAGAGCCACCTGCATTCCTATGATTTCCTAAATTGGGAATCTAACTTCCAAACTATGTGTATCAAACTTTTAATTCATTTCAAGTGTACGTATCGAGCACCCGATACAAATAACAAACGGCTAAGTTAAGCGAGTTCACGAAAAACCGAGTGAGTTAGTGTAATATACCAAGGATATTGGAAGAATTAGAGAAAATAGGGCCAAGGATTCTTAAATCTCTAGGAGGAATTCCGGTTctttttataattgtatttttatcaCACTCTGATACTTCTGATTCTCCATTTTTATCAAACCTCATCCACAGCCTCGCTCCAACCGCCTTCTTTTTCGGTTTCGTGATCATCGTCTGTTTCGAATCCTCATTCTCAagcggtggcggtggtggcggaGACGGTTGTTGTTGAAGTAACGGCGACTCGCCTGATTTCTTCAACGACGTCGTTTTGCGTCGCCTGGTTGTGCTGCTGTTGCTTCGGCGAAACGAGAATGGGTTGGATTTACCCATTCTCTATCTCACCTCCtcggtaattttttttatttttcacccCCTCTGTTATTTTCTCtatgatatgtatatgtttatatgtgtatggaaattatgtaatattaatttaattaattatgtgtCGATGAAATCAAGGGGATATGAGCGGAGGTGGATGGGGAGAAGAAACGACGTCGTCTCCGCCTTTATGTTCTTcagattcttcttcttcttccataaAAGTACAGAAATTAATTTTGGAGGAGGATTGATTCTTCTTGTCactgattgattgatttgattctATGAGAAAGAAATGGTTAGGGCAGGGTCATATGGGGTGTGTGCTTGTTCTACTTTGGACGGCCTGTACCCGACTCattccatttatttttactattCTTTTAAAAAGTTAGTGCCAAGTTAGTCATTTGTGATTGATTGTATTTTAGTGTTATATATACTAGAAGGATATATGGCGGTGGCGTGCGACGGTAGCGGCGGTGGTGGATGTAACAGTGGTGGTGGCGATGTAATGGTGACGACGGTGGCAGTAATGAATGTTGGCTTGCGTTGGTAGTGTCGATGGTGTTAGCGGCGACggttggtggtgatggtgacgcCGTCAagtagtgtaagttattgatttaAAGTGGTTTTAATGATTTGTGGAATATTGAAACTTCAActtcaaattaaataaaatgagatttgttgtacgagcatggtacccgcgcaatgcggcggcgattaCATTAGTTATGATGTGGTGGCGTCGACGTCAAGTGGTATTggtaattgatacaaagatatttgatttttaaggatagtgaatatcttttaaaagattatggaatggttgtgtatgttaattaattaagggtaaattgGTTATTTTATATGtcccaaaattgtaaacttttcaatataggggtataaattttatatagaaGAATAGacagatatattataaaaaatccAAGGGTAtttatgagattttaaaaaCAGAAttgcttaaaataaaaaagagggcTTTCtctttattagatagtatagataatataatatagatgtaGATAGATAATTAGATTATAGTATAGGGATTGGTTCAATTCGACTGTAAGGATAGGGATTGGTTCAATATGAATGGCTTATTCGATCAATCGCTTAGATGGCGAGTAAAAGCTTTCACAACCACTTCGTACTCCAGCGGGAAAAGCATCTATACCAGTCTTCCCTCGGGTTTGACCGTATATTTGTGTGGGTTATAATTGTTAGGGGCGGGTTGAGTTTGTTTTAAGGTATTATAAAGATATTAAGATAGAGAATATCTTATCACAATAGCGGTGGTTTTTCAGGTGTATTTTATATGCTATTTAAACGAATAAACGGATGAagttttcttttcattattCATGAAATGTTAATTTTTACTCATTTTATCTGGTTATCCATTGTCGTTTCGAACTCTTTTTCATGGTCAAATCACCTTCAAGGTATTTACGAGATGTTTGTACATTACACTTGTAGTGAAAGACATCAAAATGCTTAAATGGTGTTTGCATTATTAGTGGAATATTAAATTTTACATAGATGTATGTAAGCTAATCTGGTAATCTATTGTCGTTTCAAGGTATTCACGAGATATTTgaacataaaatttaatgtGAAGACATCAAAATGCCTAAATATTGTTTGGGGAAGCAGCATTGGAACATCTAAGTTTTCAAGTCTTCAAATACCAAGACGAAGTATTAGGCTATTTTGacaataattttattgtttaaatttaaaacaacTTGTAATCTCATAACAAGAGTTTTCCAAAAGGTTTAAATCAACCTAAATCCTTGGTGTTGCTTTTCTATCTTCTCATTAGAATATTTGCATGATCTCATAATAAGAATTTATCAAAAGGTttaaatcaacaacaaaaaccCTTTAGATCTTGTATAACCTTTGAACTCATGACCCTAATTTGAGGATGGTCACCCATAGACCATAGTAACCCTATAACGAACTTTTTATGGAAGAAGTATGTCAATAAACCCCAAAACTACCTGGCTCATACAAATGATTTTAGCATTTACCTTTTCCTGTATTTCacacatttttaatcatgtattaaaaaagataaaagaatcgGTTCTGCAAGGATCCCTTCTCAATACAAATACACTCACATGAATAAAAATTTATAGCTACAAGTCATTACCAAGCGAAACAATCATTAAAACTGGTAAAAACTCACTTCCAGATTTACAAAATGAAAGCATTCAAATGGATGTCCTATGTTCAAACATCTATCaacaatcatttatttttaacatcaTTAAGATTGAGGAACTGAGAAAACCAGAAACCCATTATCCCAACGAACTCTAATCTCCTGCCCAACTTGCAGCATCTTCCCTCTAATAATCTGACCCCATTTCCCGATAAGATTATAGTAACTACCACGCCACTTTAACTTCATTAAAAACACGTCGTTCGTGTCATCATCTCGGGCGTTCACGTTTATTTGGTGTTCGTTTCTTAATTGTTCTCGTGCCTGAGAAGCCCAATACAAAAGAATATGATCTTCAACTGACTTACCGGGTAATGTAAGAAACGGATGATTTATGTCCACgtctgatgatgtcagcacctTCCTAATCGGCCAATCCTCTTGATGACTCATCATAACAGGAACCGCTGTTGGAGCCACCACCTGTTCATACGGGACAGAAAAGTTTAAGCACCCATTAGCCCAGCGAATCTTGATCTCTTTCCCTACACCAAGTCCCTTTCTTTTTACAATTTTGCCCCATTTTcctattaaattataataatttccACGCCACCTCAGCTTCATTACGTATATATCATCTGTATCTACATCGCGTGCATTTAAATTTACTTGTTCTTCATTTCTCAAAAGCTCTCTTTGCTGAGGTGTCCAATGGACAAGAATATGATCTTCAACTGATCTACGTGTCAAAGGTAGAAAAGGATGATTGGTGTCCACATCAGATAGTGTTAAGACCTTTTTGATTGGCCAGTGGTTTTGACGCACCACTGGTGCAGGAACGTGACGCACCACTGGCGCAGGAACACTTTGaggtggttgttgttgttgttgttgttgttgtacagGTGGAGTTTGATGAAGTGGAACGGAAAAGTGTAAACATCCATTATAAAAGCTTAGTTTAATCTCCTTCCCAGCTTCAAGTCCCTTACTTCTCACAATTCTCCCCCATTTGCCAATAAGATTATAGTAACTGCCGCTccattttaatttcatcatGTACACATCTCCAGTGTCATCATCTTGAGCATCAATGGATACTTGTTCTTTGTTAAGTAAATAATCTCTCTCGAGTTGTGTTAGATGAATGAGGATGTGTGTTTCTACTGGTTGGCGCGGTAGAGTGAGGAATGGATGGGTGATATCAACGTCTGAAGGGGTGAGAATCTTGCTGATGGGCCAATCATTTTGTActatttgtaatgcattatgTTGTACAGAGTGCCTCATTCCTGTAAGCTACATATACATAAAGATTTACTCAATAaaacatgagtttttttttatcatttgacATAACAAAGGCAAGTGGTTAAAACTGGGGAGATTATGTTCCACACCAATGGCAACGAGTTCATGTTAACGAACCAAACTAAAGGTCAGATTAGGCCAACGTGCAAACACTTGGTTGTTATTAAAACTTAGGATTAATCGTTGTATTAAATACTAGAAAGTATACATTTATAATACATTACTAAATAATTGGAAGATCTATCAGGTTATAGACTATAGGCTGCTTTAACCTGTTTGGCATGTTTATTTGAGCTAAATTCACGATTTGACCCattaacggaaaaaaaaaaacttccaaATCGATACATATACCCATAACTAGGTCAAGCTTGCCACCTCTAGCTAAAACTTCATCATAACCCAGTAACAGGTCAAGCAAAGGGCTAGCATGTGCAGTCCCCTCTCTTATTTTTGTAGCTCATAAAGTTTCTTCTTAATTTCAAGTAAAGATATCATGAATCAAAGACTTTCACCTCCAAAATAACCATAATTATACtaagaaaataataaagtgTGATCCACAATCCAGAGTTTTTTCGAAAGAAGGCCACTGCATACTGCCAAGTGCCAAATACCCAAAACAATGTACCAGATAGATATTTTCAGCAAAGGAGGAAAAACCCCTCAATGCCGATCATTTGACCAGGTAGAAACGTTGAACACAAGTATAATTAAAATCTGTTTTCATTAATCACTCTGATATATGTTAGCTAGAGAGTAAGAGACACTTAAGTCTGTCTATATATAACTGCAGTCAATATGTGAGAGTTAGAAAAATAACACATGTGACGTTGTTAGTAAATAAGACTTCGTGTGTGCTAGTCCAGTATAAGTGTAAGCTGAGAGTAGACAACACTTCCTGCTCATTTGAGCATTATGAAAGGTATTCCTCAACTTTATTCCTCTACTTCATTGTCACATTGAATCTCCTTTATCCCATGATCTATTGTGCAAATTACAGTATTGAACTACCTAAAGGATTTTGAATACACGCCTCAACGAATTAAAGTTGCACAGTTGGTATCAAAGTATGCTCATCGGTCTATCATCATCGTGTTCTTATAGGAAGGAAGGAAGGCGATTGGATTCAAACAAAATcggccgtttaaaaaaaaaaaaaattttaacaaaatcgaGACTTCATTGCTTCATAATCAAAGCGATTATGTACCTCAACAAGAGTGCTTTTGAGATAATGTTTGAAAGATTCAAATCAATATCTAAGACTAAAGTCTAAAGCTTTACAACCGACTCACTTAATGTTTGAAACATGAAAAACTAAACATGCTCAATTAAATGATGATGGGAATCCGAGAAAGCTAGTAAAAATTCAAAAGGAGTAGCAACCTAACTAACAACTCAAATTCTTCACCAAGTGATGTAACAAGTCATCAACACAATTACTCTTCTAGATTAACAAACACTCAGCTTCCACATTTCAACGCAGCCACGTAGCGAGCCAAAGCAACCTATTCTTTCTCCTTTTACTAAAGCTTCCACATTTCACAGAGAAAAGCTTAAAGAATGGTTATACGATGCGAATCGGGACTTCCAACTAGATAAGATCGATGATAGATCAATGGTTTCTCAGACATTAATTGGTTTGGAAGGTTGGGATCAATATGTTGTTGATATAACAAGCAAATTTGAAGACCCTTTGATGACCCTAGTGCTAATGGAATTAAGACACACAAttacaattaaataataatttaatggtTTTGAGGGTATCACTAGTAAGTTGCATTCGTCCCTAACTAATGCTCTATGTTACTTCATGGCTAGATTGGATGAGAACAAGCAGATTCAATCGGACGACGAATTTCTACTTGGACTAGGCACCCTATAGTCGTCAGCTCATTTTTGACAGATCCGCCCTTGGACTGGCACTGATTGGTTGCTTATTGTGACAGTCAAGGCGTTCACCTCCAGATCAATGGCGGAACGTGATTTTATAAAGCGGGAAGGCCAGAGATTGAAGTATACAAAAAAAACTTCATTAAGAAAACTAGTCAAAATTAGAAAAAGTGATATTCTTTTCACCTTGAATAAAACtaacattattattaaaatttacaaGGGAGTTATATGACACTAAATTTAACATGAAGGACCATATGTACATAAAACTAAAACCAAGATGAAATCAAATGGGCCCTAATTCTTTGTCTAGTACTTCATCTTGTTCATTTGGACTCTGCAACTTTAGAACTACTCCTTTcatcagaaaaacaaaaaacataaaatagtaAGGCAAGGCAGAAATATccttaaaacattaaaactacATACTATATTATCCTCAAATCTGGGAGGGCAACAACCCTCCCCAGTCTCTATTACGTTCCGCCCCTGCTCCAGATGGGCAGAAATCGAGGAGCAAATTTCCATAGGGTTTTTTAGTTGGGACATTTAACTGTACACCATAACTCAACAAGCTTATTCGCTTCATATATCGAAGTAAGGCGAAGATCCTAACTAAAAATCTTAGCATGATAATGAAAACTTACTATTgatgtaataaataaaatagtaaaCATGAAGTCAAAACAATCTGATATGAATCGTATGCAATACAGGGGTAAAAAGTGTCGATCTCTAATCTTTAGTTtcttattttagtattttactgTGCTCCAAATTTAGGGTTGGACAACTCCAGTTAAATAAGGCACGTGGCCATCGTATTAGTGTGTAGATTGAGttatttgattttcttgtttttaaacTTGTTGGAGCTTCTGTTGCTCGAAACCAGAATTTATCAACTCAACAGCTGACTTTTGTCGGCTTTATTTGTGTTTATTGCTTGTGTGAGTTTGTTAGCAGCTATTATTAGCAATTAATATTATCTGTTTGTCcttatcaattggtatcagagccgtccTTTTTCTGTGATTTTTGTCAGCAATGGGCACAAGCAATGTAGCAGATGTGGATGCCAATTTCCAGAATTACTACCTCGACTGATGCTCGTTTTGATAACCTTGATCAGATTCTCGCTGGTATTAAGCAAAATCGGGAAGCAACTGCAAAACAGATCAGCGATATTCTGGCCTTATTAACAGAACAGGATAAGTCACAACTGCAGGAGTCCCAGATTCCGCAAATTTTCCCTGTATCAAATCTGACTTCAATGCCCGATTGCCCACTCTTAAGGTTGCCACGTCTCAGACCTCTGGGTTTGCGAGGTTTGATAAGCCATGGAATGGAGGTGAAGGTGTCTCTAGTAGGACTCGTAATTCCAATGGGTTAAGGTTTTCGGATTATGACTGTTTAAAGCCATCAGGTTAGGAGTTGTGTTTGGAGAAGCGGAGGTGTGGCTGGATTGAAACCATCAGAAACTAAAGATGCCTTTGATTGATGGAGACGATGCTTATGGGTGGGTATACAAGATGGGGCGTATTCTTGATGTTCAGGGTTTCGTCCATGCAGGGGAACGACTTAAGGCTGACATCTTTTGTTTGGAGCGACAGGCGTTAGCTTTGTTTCattggagagaaaaaaaaagagagccTGTCACGCATTGGGATATGTTGAAAGCGCTAGTTTTGGATTGTTTTCAACCATCACAAGCCGGAGATTTGTATGAACAATTTTAGCCATTAAACAGACAGTTAGGCACAGTAATGGCGGCACAGCTGGAAGGTATTCCCCAACCTGTAAGATTGGTACATGTATAAAAGGATCAAAATCAGACTGTTGC
Coding sequences within:
- the LOC122591281 gene encoding magnesium transporter MRS2-4, with protein sequence MGKSNPFSFRRSNSSTTRRRKTTSLKKSGESPLLQQQPSPPPPPPLENEDSKQTMITKPKKKAVGARLWMRFDKNGESEVSECDKNTIIKRTGIPPRDLRILGPIFSNSSNILAREKAMVVNLEYIKAIVTAEEVLLLDPLRQEVLPFVDQLRHQLSRKTHSNNSGTRQLALRDTESNLSASGRWLPVPENSESLQEELPFEFQVLEIALEVVCTYLDSSVADLERDAYPVLDELAKNVSTKNLERVRSLKSNLTRLLARVQKVRDELEHLLDDDEDMTQLYLTRKWLQNQQNEAFLGGVGSVSITNGAHHLRRLSSVKSGSMLTSANQNDDDVEDLEMLLEAYFMQLDGTRNKILSVREYIDDTEDYVNIQLDNQRNELIQLQLTLTIASFAIAFETLVAGLFGMNIPCHLYYMNGVFEPFVGGLTAVSLMLFLLLLGYARWKKLLGS
- the LOC122592496 gene encoding uncharacterized protein LOC122592496; translation: MRHSVQHNALQIVQNDWPISKILTPSDVDITHPFLTLPRQPVETHILIHLTQLERDYLLNKEQVSIDAQDDDTGDVYMMKLKWSGSYYNLIGKWGRIVRSKGLEAGKEIKLSFYNGCLHFSVPLHQTPPVQQQQQQQQPPQSVPAPVVRHVPAPVVRQNHWPIKKVLTLSDVDTNHPFLPLTRRSVEDHILVHWTPQQRELLRNEEQVNLNARDVDTDDIYVMKLRWRGNYYNLIGKWGKIVKRKGLGVGKEIKIRWANGCLNFSVPYEQVVAPTAVPVMMSHQEDWPIRKVLTSSDVDINHPFLTLPGKSVEDHILLYWASQAREQLRNEHQINVNARDDDTNDVFLMKLKWRGSYYNLIGKWGQIIRGKMLQVGQEIRVRWDNGFLVFSVPQS